In a single window of the Pseudomonas entomophila genome:
- the pta gene encoding phosphate acetyltransferase: MQTFFIAPTDFGVGLTSISLGLVRTLERAGLKVGFFKPIAQPHPGDTGPERSSELVARTHGIKPPTPLSLAHVERMLGDGQLDELLEEIIRLYQQACVGKDVVVVEGMVPTRHASYAARVNLHLAKSLDAEVILVSAPENEVLSELSGRVELQAQLFGGPRDPKVLGVILNKVRTDESMADFATRLREHSPLLRGNDFRLLGCIPYQADLNAPRTRDVAELLGAQVLNAGDYEQRRMNKIIICARTVANTVPLLTSGTLVVTPGDRDDIILAVSLAAINGVPLAGLLLTSDSKPDPRILGLCRGALQAGLPILSVSTGSYDTANQLNSLNREIPVDDRERAEFITDFVASHLDAAWLHQRCGTPRELRLSPAVFRYQLIQRAQQANKRIVLPEGAEPLLVQAAALCQARGIARCVLLAKPEAVEAVARAQGITLPPDLEVLDPELIRSRYVEPMVELRKSKNLNAPMAEQQLEDPVVIATMMLALGEVDGLVSGLVHSTANTIRPALQLIKTAPGASLVSSVFFMLFPDQVLVYGDCVMNPHPSAAELAEIARQSAESAESFGIAPRVAMLSYSSDSAASDEEVEKVREATRLAQQAEHDLLIDGPLQYDAAANPEIARQLAPSSPVAGRATVFVFPDLNTGNTTHKAVQRSADCVSLGPMLQGLRKPVNDLPRGAQVDDIVHTIALTAIQASTVR, encoded by the coding sequence ATGCAGACATTTTTCATCGCGCCGACCGACTTTGGTGTCGGCCTGACCTCCATCAGCCTGGGCCTGGTCCGCACCCTGGAACGCGCAGGGCTCAAGGTCGGCTTCTTCAAGCCCATCGCCCAACCGCATCCCGGCGACACCGGCCCGGAACGCTCCAGCGAACTGGTCGCCCGCACCCACGGTATCAAGCCGCCCACGCCATTGAGCCTGGCCCACGTCGAGCGCATGCTCGGTGACGGGCAACTGGACGAACTGCTCGAAGAGATCATCCGTCTCTACCAGCAAGCCTGCGTCGGGAAGGACGTGGTGGTCGTAGAGGGCATGGTGCCGACCCGGCACGCCAGCTACGCGGCACGGGTCAACCTGCACCTGGCCAAAAGCCTGGATGCCGAGGTGATCCTGGTATCAGCGCCGGAAAACGAGGTGCTGAGCGAGCTGTCCGGCCGGGTCGAGTTGCAGGCCCAGCTGTTCGGAGGCCCGCGCGACCCGAAGGTGTTGGGGGTGATCCTCAACAAGGTGCGTACCGACGAAAGCATGGCCGATTTCGCCACGCGCCTGCGCGAGCACTCGCCGCTGCTGCGTGGCAACGATTTCCGCCTGCTGGGCTGCATCCCCTATCAAGCCGACCTCAACGCGCCGCGCACCCGCGATGTCGCCGAACTGCTCGGCGCCCAGGTGCTCAACGCCGGTGACTACGAACAGCGGCGCATGAACAAGATCATCATCTGCGCGCGCACCGTGGCCAATACCGTGCCACTGCTGACGTCCGGCACGCTGGTGGTGACCCCGGGCGACCGTGACGACATCATCCTCGCGGTGAGCCTGGCGGCGATCAACGGCGTGCCCCTGGCTGGCCTGCTGCTGACCAGCGACAGCAAGCCTGACCCGCGCATCCTCGGCCTGTGCCGCGGCGCCCTGCAAGCGGGCCTGCCGATTCTATCGGTGAGCACCGGCTCCTACGACACCGCCAACCAGCTCAATTCACTGAACCGCGAGATCCCGGTGGATGACCGAGAGCGCGCCGAGTTCATCACCGACTTCGTCGCCAGCCATCTGGATGCCGCCTGGCTGCACCAGCGCTGTGGCACGCCACGCGAACTGCGCCTGTCGCCAGCGGTGTTTCGCTACCAACTGATCCAGCGCGCCCAGCAGGCCAACAAGCGCATCGTCCTGCCCGAGGGCGCCGAGCCGCTGCTGGTCCAGGCCGCCGCGCTGTGCCAGGCGCGCGGCATCGCCCGCTGCGTGCTGCTGGCCAAGCCGGAAGCGGTTGAGGCCGTCGCCCGTGCCCAGGGCATCACCCTGCCGCCCGACCTGGAGGTGCTGGATCCGGAGCTGATTCGCAGCCGTTATGTCGAGCCCATGGTCGAGCTGCGCAAGAGCAAGAACCTCAACGCGCCAATGGCCGAGCAGCAACTCGAGGACCCGGTGGTGATCGCCACCATGATGCTTGCCCTGGGTGAGGTCGACGGCCTGGTTTCAGGCCTGGTGCACTCCACCGCCAACACCATTCGCCCGGCCTTGCAACTGATCAAGACCGCACCGGGCGCCAGCCTGGTGTCGTCGGTGTTCTTCATGCTGTTCCCCGACCAGGTGCTGGTGTATGGCGATTGCGTGATGAACCCACACCCCAGCGCCGCCGAACTGGCCGAGATCGCCCGGCAGAGCGCCGAGTCGGCCGAATCGTTCGGCATCGCGCCACGGGTGGCGATGCTCAGCTACTCCAGCGATTCGGCGGCCAGCGACGAAGAGGTGGAGAAGGTGCGCGAGGCCACACGCCTGGCGCAACAGGCCGAGCACGACCTGCTGATCGACGGGCCGCTGCAGTACGACGCCGCCGCCAACCCCGAGATCGCCCGCCAGCTGGCGCCATCGAGCCCAGTGGCCGGGCGCGCCACGGTGTTCGTGTTCCCCGACCTGAACACCGGCAACACCACCCACAAGGCGGTGCAACGCAGCGCCGACTGCGTCAGCCTCGGGCCGATGCTCCAGGGGCTGCGCAAGCCGGTCAACGACCTGCCGCGCGGGGCACAGGTGGACGATATCGTGCATACCATCGCGCTGACGGCCATTCAGGCCAGCACCGTGCGCTAG
- a CDS encoding DUF3565 domain-containing protein: MGQDLLQKNVEPGSVTKASSDCERAMDEQSPVSQIIGFHLDEEGHWVVELSCGHTQHLRHQPPWQSRPWVLDPAQRAHRVGQAFACGWCAQGAVSDTLGH, encoded by the coding sequence ATGGGGCAAGACCTTTTGCAAAAGAATGTAGAACCGGGAAGTGTAACCAAGGCATCGTCCGATTGCGAACGCGCCATGGACGAACAGTCGCCCGTCAGTCAGATCATCGGCTTTCACCTGGATGAGGAAGGCCACTGGGTGGTCGAACTGTCCTGCGGCCACACCCAGCACCTGCGCCACCAGCCCCCTTGGCAATCGCGCCCCTGGGTGCTCGACCCCGCCCAGCGTGCGCATCGGGTCGGCCAGGCATTTGCCTGTGGCTGGTGCGCCCAGGGTGCCGTTAGCGATACCCTTGGTCATTGA
- a CDS encoding FKBP-type peptidyl-prolyl cis-trans isomerase: MLIAANKAVSIDYTLTNDAGEVIDSSAGGAPLVYLHGAANIIPGLEKALEGKQAGDELTVAIEPEDAYGEYAAELVSTLSSSLFEGVDQLEVGMQFHASAPDGQMQIVTIRDIDGDDVTVDGNHPLAGQRLNFKVKVVDVRDASEEEIAHRHIHGEGGHHH, encoded by the coding sequence ATGCTGATCGCCGCCAACAAGGCTGTCTCCATCGACTATACCCTGACCAACGACGCTGGTGAGGTCATCGACAGCTCCGCCGGTGGTGCGCCGCTGGTTTACCTGCACGGTGCCGCAAACATCATCCCAGGCCTGGAAAAAGCCCTGGAAGGCAAGCAGGCCGGTGACGAACTGACCGTCGCCATCGAACCAGAAGACGCTTATGGCGAATACGCCGCCGAACTGGTCAGCACCCTGAGCAGCAGCCTGTTCGAAGGCGTCGACCAACTGGAAGTCGGCATGCAGTTCCACGCCTCGGCGCCGGACGGCCAGATGCAGATCGTCACCATTCGCGACATCGACGGCGACGACGTGACCGTCGACGGCAACCACCCGCTGGCCGGCCAGCGCCTGAACTTCAAGGTCAAGGTCGTTGACGTGCGTGATGCCAGCGAAGAAGAAATCGCTCACCGTCACATCCACGGTGAAGGTGGCCATCACCACTGA